The DNA segment CGAAGGTTATGGTCTCTTTTTCCATGTTTGACTCCCGTGTTGTGTTGGAACCAAAATGAATAGCGTATATAATTTGTCAAGAACTTTTTACGTATACTTTTTGTCCACTTTTATGTGCAACGGTCTTTGGAGAGATAAGCTCCGGCATAAAAAAAGGACCGGCAGGTAAATGCCGGTCCTCATGCAAAGAATGTCCGCACCTGGCAGATTTTCCAAATCATTTCAGGAGCAGCATCTTCCCCGTTTCGCTGTGGCCTCCGGCAACGAACCTGTAATAGTAGATCCCACTGGCCTGAGGTTGGTTCGCGTCGTCCCTGCCCTTCCAGGTCCGGTAATGGTTTCCGGCCTCCAGGTCCGCATCGACCAAGCGCCTCACCCTTTGGCCTTTGGCATTGTAGATCTCTATGATCACGGGCGTTCTTTTCTCCAAAGAGAAGTGGATGGTGGTCGCCGGATTGAAGGGATTGGGAAAGTTGCCGTGAAGCTTGGTCACCAGGGTGACAGGATCGTCGACCCCCACTCCGGTGTAGGTGAATTCAAGGGTCGCCGGCTCGGATTCTCCCGTGGGATAGATGCCTTTCACTCCAGCGAGATATGATGTATTGGGAACCAGATCGGCATAAGTCCAGGTCAATTCAGTTGTGTTTCCCACCAAAGCCCCATCCAGGTAGACAGCGTAGCTGTCGGGATAATACTGATGCGCGGAGGCGGGGACTTGCCAGCTCAGTGCGCCTGTGACGGCGTCGATGGAGAGATTCACGGGCGGCTGCAAGGGTAGCATCTGCAGGATGAAATCAATATCCGGGGTGGTTGTTCCCGCCGTTACGGTCACATTGGTGGCCGGCTCCGCGTGGTATCCGGTCAGGGAGGCGTACACGGTATAGGTGCCCGGCTGCATGGTCAGCACATAATCCCCGTCTTCATTGGGGCTGGCACTGACCGTGCCCGCGGAAACAATAACCTGGGTGACAATGCCGGGGCCTTCGGAAACGGATATGTTGCCAGAGATGTATCCTGGATTGGGCAGGGTCACCGGGCCGCCTGAGAAACAACTGATGGTCCCGTTTCTGCCGCCGACGACCATTTCCCGGGAATTGTCTCCCGTCACGTCGCCAATGGCTCCGATCGCATCAACTGGAGTACCGGTCCAGAGGGTGGAAAGGATGGTCCCGTCGGTGCCGTCCATGAAGTAGGCTGCGTTGTTTTGATAGAGGGTCCCGACAAAGAGGTCGTTGATGCCGTTTCCAGTGAGGTCCCCGCCGTTGGCAAGGAACCAGGCGTTGTCAGCCGTGGCCTGGGACCAAAGGTACTGGCCTGTCAGCCCGCTGATCACAGGGGTATGCGGGGATACGTGCCCGATGGCGATGTCGCTGTAGCCATCGCCATTGACATCGCCCAAAACCTCAAGCTGCATGACCAGGGACGCGCCCGTCGAACCAGACCACAGGGTTCCTCCGGTCGTCGCGTTCAGGGCATAGTAGTTTCCGCCGCCCATGAAAGAACCGACCATCACGTCCGGGATACCGTCGCCATTGACGTCATCGATCTGGGCCAGGGCCCAGACGGAAGAACCGGCGGCATGCACGGTCCAGGCGATCATTCCCGTCGCTCCATTGATTCCATGCACCGCGGCTTGGGATTCGGCTTCGTTGGATGCTCCGGCAACCACGTCAGGAACTCCGTCGCCGGTGAAATCGGCAACGCTGATCACGGAGAAAGCGGGGCCACCGGCATAGCGTTCCCAGATCAGAGATCCAGTGGCGCCATTGGTCAGGAAGATCCGTTTCGGTCCCTGTCCGTTCGAGTCGTCGCCTGTCGCCGCCAAAACGTCCGGAATTCCGTCGTTGTTGAAGTCACGGCCGGCATCGACCTGGTAAACCCAGCCGCCGTTTCCGTAGATATTGGTGTTGAAGGTCCAAAGCGAGGTTCCGTTCTTGCCTGAAAGGGCCCTGACGGAACGGTCTCCGCCTGATGTCC comes from the Candidatus Syntrophosphaera sp. genome and includes:
- a CDS encoding choice-of-anchor D domain-containing protein is translated as MKCFLISILLLTSICLAFAEWTIVASYPISGKASGLAFDGTYIYYGIYGADGGRVFRFNPSTGQETLLFNNTAINDSYGMSWDGQYLWITDHSSPSTTPAYAMQLDFSGNVVSQFNLPDHYMSGIAYDAGNFWVMTYYPDPGTVYQVNSAGTVLTQFTPPNAQPWDICKEGDNLWIVDYNAYMIYKVTQAGVVLESQASEIQRPAGIVFDGTYLWYVAGPLSAASTLYKVDLSGTGTPVINVSFDEYDFGNVILNQTSTANITISNSGTGDLVISNISFSSAAFSSNAALPITLEQNESTVVAISFTPDIWGEYAETMTIHSNDPITPAETVDLAGYGVYPAAHLIAYPMNQNYGGVRINADTGRFVTLSNQGMTNLQINSISFSNPDFYVDGSVLLPIVLAVREEYDLRIWFSPSVAGQISATAVIGSTDTANPQLTVNLSGQGQTVDLSQGALLWDYQILDGVSTNIRAIKPIPDIWGNGLADVVVCGEDYYVRAYNGNSSGLADVIWEQYFYSGPVPYYRDLFISNDLNGDGISDVVVGTSGGDRSVRALSGKNGTSLWTFNTNIYGNGGWVYQVDAGRDFNNDGIPDVLAATGDDSNGQGPKRIFLTNGATGSLIWERYAGGPAFSVISVADFTGDGVPDVVAGASNEAESQAAVHGINGATGMIAWTVHAAGSSVWALAQIDDVNGDGIPDVMVGSFMGGGNYYALNATTGGTLWSGSTGASLVMQLEVLGDVNGDGYSDIAIGHVSPHTPVISGLTGQYLWSQATADNAWFLANGGDLTGNGINDLFVGTLYQNNAAYFMDGTDGTILSTLWTGTPVDAIGAIGDVTGDNSREMVVGGRNGTISCFSGGPVTLPNPGYISGNISVSEGPGIVTQVIVSAGTVSASPNEDGDYVLTMQPGTYTVYASLTGYHAEPATNVTVTAGTTTPDIDFILQMLPLQPPVNLSIDAVTGALSWQVPASAHQYYPDSYAVYLDGALVGNTTELTWTYADLVPNTSYLAGVKGIYPTGESEPATLEFTYTGVGVDDPVTLVTKLHGNFPNPFNPATTIHFSLEKRTPVIIEIYNAKGQRVRRLVDADLEAGNHYRTWKGRDDANQPQASGIYYYRFVAGGHSETGKMLLLK